In Nocardia sp. NBC_01327, the genomic stretch CGGTGTCGGCGTCGTCGATCCCGGCGAACAGGTCGGTCTCCGGGATGGCGGTGCGCACCCGGGTCTTCGCCAGTTCGAATTCCTCTGTGGGCCACAGCTTCTGCTGCAGCTCGGTCGGAATCGCGAAGAAGGCGCCGTTGGGGTCTATCTGGGTGGCGTGCGCGCGCAGGGCTTCGTCACGCTGCGGGAAGTACTTGCCGCAATCCACCTGGGTGGTGACGCGGCTCATGATGTCGCCGCGGGCGGCGGCGTATCCGCGCATACGGTCCATCCACTCCTGCATGGGGAACGGTTCGCCCATGCGCTCGTACTCGTCGGCGAACACCTCCATGCGGGCGAGGGTGAAACCGTGGTCGTAGTACAGCTTCAGCGGTGTCCACGGCTCACCGGCGCCCGGGAAGCGCTCCGGATCCCCGGCCGCCTCGTAGGCCTCGACGGAAACCTTGTGGCACATGATGTGATCCGGGTGCGGGTAGCCACCCTGCTCGTCGTAGGTGGTGATCACGTGCGGCTTGAATTCGCGCACCACGCGCACCAGCGCCTCGGTGGCCTCCTCGAGCGGCACCAGGGCGAAGCAGCCCTCGGGCAGCGGCGGCAGCGGATCCCCTTCCGGCAGACCGGAATCCACGAAACCGAGCCAGAGCTGCTGGACACCGAGCGCCGCGGCGGCGGCGGCCATTTCCTGGCGCCGCACCTCGGCGATATTGTCTTTGATGCCGGGCGTATCCATGGCGGGGTTGAGGATGTCGCCGCGTTCGCCACCGGTCAGGGTGACAACGAGCACCTCATTGCCCTCGGCCGCGTAGCGGGCGGTGGTTGCCGCACCCTTGCTGGATTCGTCGTCGGGGTGTGCGTGTACCGCCATGAGGCGAAGACCACTCACTTCTCGTTCACCTCACCGATCACTGTTTCACCTCATCGCTCTCCGCCAGGTCCAGGCAGGGGTGTCCGATCTCTATTCCCTATAGTTCCATCCGACCAACGTTTGTTCCGACCTACCCCCCGGGAGCGTCCCGTCATGAGCGAAAGACCGGCCGACCGGTATGGGTCACCCCATCGCAAGACACCCCGGTGGCTGCCGCTCGCCCTGGGCGCGGTGGTCGTGCTGGCCGGACTCGGCATCGCCTATGTCGGCTACAAGCAATACGGTCCGAAGGACATCGAGCCCGATCGCATCGGATACACGGTCGTCGATGATCACACGGTCGATGTGGATTTCAAGCTGACCCGCAAGGATCCGGGCAAAGCGGTCGTTTGTTTCGTCCGGGCCATGTCCGCCGACAGCGATGAGGTCGGCCGCCGCGAGGTGCTCATCCCGCCCTCCGACAGTGGCACCGTCCGGCTCACGACTACCATCAAGACGACGGCCCGCGCCGGCGCAGGCAATGTGTACGGCTGCAGCGACCAGGTGCCGGCATATCTCCGCGTCGGGTGAAAAGTCCGGAACGCCACTCGCTTTGATGCCTCTACCTGCATCTTTGTGAATCGTGCTAAAATAACGCAACACACGGTTCCGGGGTTCGGAGCCGTGTTTGCTGCATTGACGGCCGGCGCTGTCGGGAACCTCCCCCAGGATGGCTCTGGCTGTCCGCTGTTGTCATGCCCACCCACCGGTGGGTAGCGGCGACGGATTTTTCAGGGAATCCCGGCTTGCGCCGGGGACAACTACTAGGGAGTGATCGAGATGACTGAGACGAACGTGACCTGGCTGACCCCGGAGTCGCACGAGAGGCTCACGAGCGAACTCGGCGTGCTCATAGCCAACCGTCCCGTCATCGCGGCCGAAATCAACGAGCGCCGTGAAGAGGGTGACCTCAAGGAGAACGGCGGGTACCACGCGGCTCGTGAGGAGCAGGGCCAGCAGGAGGCGCGCATTCGCCAGCTGCAGGAACTCCTCAACAATGCCAAGGTGGGCGTGGCGCCGACCAAGTCCGGTGTGGCGCTGCCGGGTTCCGTCGTCAAGGTCTATTACAACGGCGACGAGAGCGATACCGAAACGTTCCTGATCGCCACCCGCGAAGAGGGTCTGAGCCAGGACGGTCTGGAGACCTACTCGCCCGCCTCCCCGCTGGGCGGCTCCCTCATCAACGCCAAGGTCGGCGATACCCGCGAATACACGCTGCCCAACGGCAAGACCATGAAGGTCACGCTGGTGACAGCAGAGCCCTACCACAGCTGAGACTAAAAGCTGAGCGGCCCCCGGTCCTGAACGGACCGGGGGCCGCAGCGTTTCCAAGGCCGTAAACGACGAAGCGCCGCACCGGAATCCGGTGCGGCGCTTCGTTTACTTACCGAATGTGACAACTGATCTCGCAAGCTCGGGGTAACTCCCCGGGTACCCCCGAAATCGGTGCCGCACAAGACCGCTGGCACGCGTTCCCAACGGTCAACGGCTCTCAGCCGTGCGCTAAAGGTCCGGGGAGGCGGCTCAGGCGAGTGCCTGTTCTATGTCGGCCAAGAGGTCGCTGATGTCTTCGATGCCGACCGAGAGGCGGACGAGGTCGGCGGGGACCTCGAGGGCGGAGCCCTCGGTGGAGGCGTGGGTCATGGCGCCCGGGTGCTCGATGAGGGATTCGACGCCGCCGAGGGATTCGGCGAGGGTGAAGATCTTGGTGCGCGAGCAGAAGTCCAGGGCGGCGTCCTTGCCACCGTGCACGCGGACCGAGATCATGCCGCCGAAGCGGCGCATCTGCTTCTGCGCGACGGTGTGGCCCGGGTGCTCGGGCAGGCCGGGGTAGATGACCTGGGCGATCTTCGGGTGGTTGGACAGGAATTCGGCCAGGGTCTCGGCATTGTCGCAATGCCGGTCCATGCGCAGCGCGAGCGTCTTGATGCCGCGCAGGGTGAGGAAGGCGTCCATCGGGCCGGGGACCGCGCCGGCGCCGTTCTGCAGGAACGCGAACTTGGCGTCCATTTCCTGATCGTCGGTGATCAGCGCGCCGCCGACCACATCCGAATGCCCGCCCACGTACTTGGTGGTCGAATGCAGCACGATATCCGCGCCGAGCAGCAGCGGCTGCTGCAGGTACGGGGAGGCGAAGGTGTTGTCCACCACCAGTTTCGCGCCACCGGCGTGCGCGACCTGAGCCAGTGCGGAGATATCGCCGATATTCAGCAGCGGGTTGGTCGGGGTCTCGATCCACACCAGCTTGGTGTTCGGGCGCATGGCCGCGGCCACCGCATCCGGATCGGTCACATCGGCCACCGAGTACTCGATGCCCCACTGCGTGAACACCTTGTCGATGAGCCGGAAAGTGCCGCCGTACGCGTCGTTCGGAATGACCAGATGATCGCCGGGGCGCAGATTGGCGCGCAGCGCACAGTCCGTCGCCGCCATACCCGAGGAGAAGGCCCGCCCGTACGTGCCGGATTCGAGGGCCGCGAGATTGGCCTCCAGCGCCGTCCGGGTCGGATTACCGGTGCGCGCGTACTCGTAACCGCCGCGCATGCCGCCGACACCGTCCTGGGCGAAGGTCGAACTCGCATAGATCGGCACGTTCACCGCACCGGTCTGAGGGTCCGGGTCGAACCCGGCGTGCACGGCCCGTGTGGAGAAACCCAGCTGATCGCTCATGGCGCTAAGCCTAAGTCGCTGCGAATTCACCCTTGCCTCCGGGCACGCATCCGAGCGGCCCCGGGTCTCGTCCGGGACGGGTGCGCCGTCCTAGGCTGGGGCGCATGGTCACCGTAGACGAGCTGTTCGCCATCGACTCCCTGCTCGACGAGGAGGAGCGTGCGATCCGCGATACCGTGCGCGCCTTCGCGGCGGAACGGCTGCGGCCGCATATCGCCGA encodes the following:
- the mca gene encoding mycothiol conjugate amidase Mca; amino-acid sequence: MAVHAHPDDESSKGAATTARYAAEGNEVLVVTLTGGERGDILNPAMDTPGIKDNIAEVRRQEMAAAAAALGVQQLWLGFVDSGLPEGDPLPPLPEGCFALVPLEEATEALVRVVREFKPHVITTYDEQGGYPHPDHIMCHKVSVEAYEAAGDPERFPGAGEPWTPLKLYYDHGFTLARMEVFADEYERMGEPFPMQEWMDRMRGYAAARGDIMSRVTTQVDCGKYFPQRDEALRAHATQIDPNGAFFAIPTELQQKLWPTEEFELAKTRVRTAIPETDLFAGIDDADTEDDNR
- a CDS encoding DUF4307 domain-containing protein encodes the protein MSERPADRYGSPHRKTPRWLPLALGAVVVLAGLGIAYVGYKQYGPKDIEPDRIGYTVVDDHTVDVDFKLTRKDPGKAVVCFVRAMSADSDEVGRREVLIPPSDSGTVRLTTTIKTTARAGAGNVYGCSDQVPAYLRVG
- the greA gene encoding transcription elongation factor GreA → MTETNVTWLTPESHERLTSELGVLIANRPVIAAEINERREEGDLKENGGYHAAREEQGQQEARIRQLQELLNNAKVGVAPTKSGVALPGSVVKVYYNGDESDTETFLIATREEGLSQDGLETYSPASPLGGSLINAKVGDTREYTLPNGKTMKVTLVTAEPYHS
- a CDS encoding cystathionine gamma-synthase; protein product: MSDQLGFSTRAVHAGFDPDPQTGAVNVPIYASSTFAQDGVGGMRGGYEYARTGNPTRTALEANLAALESGTYGRAFSSGMAATDCALRANLRPGDHLVIPNDAYGGTFRLIDKVFTQWGIEYSVADVTDPDAVAAAMRPNTKLVWIETPTNPLLNIGDISALAQVAHAGGAKLVVDNTFASPYLQQPLLLGADIVLHSTTKYVGGHSDVVGGALITDDQEMDAKFAFLQNGAGAVPGPMDAFLTLRGIKTLALRMDRHCDNAETLAEFLSNHPKIAQVIYPGLPEHPGHTVAQKQMRRFGGMISVRVHGGKDAALDFCSRTKIFTLAESLGGVESLIEHPGAMTHASTEGSALEVPADLVRLSVGIEDISDLLADIEQALA